The sequence CCTGGGATTCCATGAGGGCGTGGTGCGGGCCGGGTGTGTCCTGGTAGCTGCAGGTGGTGAGGAGGATTTTCATGAGTTGGGGATTTCAGGTTTGCCTTGGCCTGTGGTGGCTGGATCGCAGGGGCGCGCAGGTCGCGCACTGCCAGGTGGCTGATCGCGGGGGGAGCTTGGACGGCGATCAACGTACGTCCAACATCGAAGTTAGCGGGGAAGGGGATTTTTTCGGGCCTGCGGATTGGGGGCACGGATCGCCCCGGTTGACGCCAGGTCAGCGCCGCTTGCTCGGTTTGAGGGGCAGGCAGTTGCCGCGATAGCCGGTCAACAGCCGGGCCAGGTGGTTTTCGGTTTCGGAATGCTCGGGTCTTCCGCTGAGGTTGAGTTGTTCAAGGCCTTGGCTGGTGATGTCGTAGAGTTCCCTGGCGATGACATCGGATTTATCGCTGTGGAACCATTCGACGTATCTCCAGTCCTTGGTGCGGATCGAGTAGCCCATTGTCTCGATCCCATCCGGGGCGCTCCAGATCCCGTGGCGGAGGAACTGGCTGAAGGCATGGGGCTTGCCTTCCGCATCGGCGTTTTCGAAATGCTTGGCAAGGCTTTCACCGGCCAAGCCCTCCGGGCGAGGTAGCCCGGCGAGGTCGCAGAGGGTGGGGTAGATATCGACGGACTCGACGATCTGCGGGCGTTTGCCATCGTCCGCAACCGCTTGGGCGGGCTTGATGATGAGAGGGACGCGGGTGTCCATTTCGTAGTTCGTCATCTTGCACCAGCTGCCGTAGTCGCCGAGTTTCCAGCCGTTGTCGCCCCACAGTATGATGATGGTTTCATCGAGGATGCCGAGGGCTTCGAGGTGGTCGAGCACCTTGCCGATCTGGGTGTCGATGTATGTGACGGATGCGAAATATCCGTGGCGGAGCCGCCGGGAGTCCTCGGCGTTGAGCTGGGATTCGTTGGGGTGTGTGCAATCCTTGAAATCGGAGTAGCCGCGGAGCTCGCGCATGTTGTTCAGGGCCATGGGAGGCGCTCCGAGCGGCGGCATGTCGTATTCCGCCAGCTCGATCGTCTCGCGGTCGTACATGTCCCAGTATTTTTTCGGGACGTTGAAGGGCAGGTGCGGGCGGTAGTAGCCGAGCCCGAAGAAAAAGGGTTTGTCGAGCCTGCTCAACTCGCTGAGCTTCGCGAGCGCGACGTCAGTCTGGGCGCCATCGTAGTAGGCGTCGTCGGGGACGTCGGGCATTTCGGTTGCGCAGGCTTTCAGGTACCACTGGCCGTATTCATCGACGAAGCGGCTGCCTGTGCCTTCCTCCTCGGTGATCTGTTTTTTCCTCTGCTCGAGGTAATGGATGTTCCCGTCGTCCCGGTAGACGGCATCCGGGTCGTAGGGGTAGCCGGGGATGTGCATCTGCGGCTCCGACCAGGAGATGGGGTCGGGTTTGTCGTTGTGGTAGATTTTGCCGATGGCGGCGGTGTGGTAGCCGTTCTGTTTGAAATGCTGGGGCAGCGTCACGACATCCGGGGAGTTTTCCCTGAAATGGGTGTCAAGGCCCCAGAGGCTCAGCTCGTCGGGCCGCTTGCCGGTGAGCATGCTGGCGCGGGAGGGGTTGCAGACGGCGATCTGGACGTAGGATTTCTCGAACAGGCAGCCCTTTGCCGCGAGGCGGTCGATGTTCGGGCTGATGACGTGCTTGCAGCCGTAGCAGTTGAGTTCCGGGCGGAGGTCGTCGGCGAAGATGAAGAGGACGTTGGGTTTGTTTTTCATGTGTCGGGAGGAGGTGATGGGAGCTTGGGGAGGCTGAGGGAGCGGATGAGGGCGGTGAGGAAGAGGAGGGAGGCTAGGGCGGCGAGGGACAGGGTGATTTTTGTTGTCACGACCAGTAATGAAATTTCGTCCATTGATTTCTCAAATCCGTCAGGTCTTTCAATTTGTCCCACTGTTATAATTGTCCCGAAAACCTGACTCATCGCCATGGAATGGCATTTGGTGGCCATTGCTAAAAACAGGGGAGTGATAGCCAAGGCCAGCCACATCGCCCTCTTCCAGAAACGCTTTTTTCGGATGAGGATGGTGGCTTGCTCCGGGGGGAGGATATCGAGTTGTGAGGGTTGCATCGTGTTGCTGCGGACTAAAGCCCGCGCTCCGTGAGGATGCTCCAGCGGTGTGTGGTGATGGGGACTGTGAACCAGCCGTTTTCCGATGTCCTGCCGTTTGCGATGGTGACCTTGCCTGCGCCTGGGTCCGCCTGGATCCAATCCTCCCCGCCGAGGTAGGCGAGGATGTGCCGCCTGTCTGCGGTGACGGCGAGATCCCCGGGCTGGAGCTTCGCATAGTCCATTTGTGCGATGGTGCCACTTTCTCCGGTTGGGATGGTGAAATCCATGTATCCCTCGGCGAGTGCCTTGGCGCTGGCGTCGTTCCACCATTGCCTGAAGAAGAGCCGGAGGCTGCCGCCATTCATGGATTTGACGCCGTTGGAGAAAAGGGCTTCGCGCAGGGCTTTGCGGGGGAGGCCGGAACAGTCGATGCCGCGCCCGTTTTCGCCGCCCCAGTGGTATTTCGTGCCTTGGTAGGAGATCATGCGGCGGAGGAAATCGTCGCGCAGGGCTTCGCGGTTGATGGGCTTTGCGGGGAGGAGAAATGGGATGATGAGGAGCAGGGGGAGGGCTAGCAAGATGTAGCGGGCGGATTTCCTTTTCCAGGATAGCAGGACGGGGCCGAGCCAGATTCCAAGCATCGCGGCGAGGATGATGAGGCGTTGGAGCTTTGTGGACACGGGATCGAGGTCCACGACGATGAGCGCCGCGAGGGATCCGAAGGTGAGGAGCAGGAGGAGGCGCGGGATCATGCGGGAGTGCCGTGCTTTCAGCCGGCTTGGGTTGAGTTTTCGGGCAGCTTGGGGAGGGAGAGGCAGCGTATGAGGGAGACGAGGAAGATGAGAAATGCGAGCAGTGCCGGTGGCAGCGACCAGAGGCTGATGAGCATGGCTTCGGAGATGTCGCCGGCGAGCACGCTGGGGTCTGCGGACCCATTTGCCTGCAGCGATGAGAACGCGGCGGTCATTTTGATCACCGTTCCGCTGACGGCGATCATGGCCAGCATGACGCCGACACCCAGCGAGATCCACATGGTCTTTTTCCAGAAACGTTTTTTGCGGATGAGGATGGCGGCATGCTCCGGGGGGAGGGTTTCGAGTTGGGAGTGCATGGGAATTGTCAGTGTTTGCATGGCGGATGAGCTCCTCCGCCACATTACATGCCCGCCTCGGCGAGACGCTCGGCCATTTCGTGTTTCATGAGCTGGTCGGTCAGCTCGGAAAGTGAGCCGGACATGACAGCGTCGATGTTGTGGGTGGTGAACCCGATGCGGTGGTCGGTGATGCGGCTCTGGGGGAAGTTGTAGGTGCGGATCTTCTCCGAGCGGTCTCCGGAGCCGATGAGGGCACGGCGGTTCTCGGAATACTCGGCCATCTGTTCCTGCATTTTCTTTTCGTAGAGCCGCGAGCGCATGATCTGCAGGGCCATCTCCTTGTTCTTGGTCTGGGAGCGACCATGCTCGCAGCGGACGTAGAGGCCGGTGGGAAGGTGGAAGATCTGGACGGCGGAGTCTGTCGTGTTGACGTGCTGGCCACCCGCGCCGCCGGAGCGGCAGACCTCGATGCGGAGGTCTTCCATTTTCATGTCCACATCAACCTCCTCCGCCTCCGGGAGTACGGCGACGGTGATCGTGGAGGTATGGATGCGGCCCTGGGTCTCGGTGGCGGGGACGCGTTGTACGCGGTGGACGCCGGACTCGTATTTGAGGTGGCGGAAGACCTCGTCGCCGGTGATTTTCAGGATGACCTCCTTGAAGCCGCCGACCTCGGAGGGCGAGCTTTCGAGGTGCTCGGACTTCCATCCCATCGCATCGGCATGGCGTTGGTAGAGGCGCATCATTTCCGCTGCAAAGAGCGATGCCTCGTCGCCGCCCGCACCGGCGCGGATCTCGATGAGTGCGTCGCGGTCTTCGTTGGGATCGGCGGGGAGGAGGGCGTATTGGATGTCCTCGCGGAGTTTTACCAATGATCTCTCAAGCTCCGGGATTTCCTCGGCGGCCATCTCCGCCATTTCCCGGTCATCGGATTTCGCGAGTTCCTGGTTGTCGGCGAGCTGGGTCTCGGTGGATTGCAGGGTTTCCCAAAGATTGAGAGTCTGCTGGAGCTTGCGGT comes from Akkermansiaceae bacterium and encodes:
- a CDS encoding sulfatase — translated: MKNKPNVLFIFADDLRPELNCYGCKHVISPNIDRLAAKGCLFEKSYVQIAVCNPSRASMLTGKRPDELSLWGLDTHFRENSPDVVTLPQHFKQNGYHTAAIGKIYHNDKPDPISWSEPQMHIPGYPYDPDAVYRDDGNIHYLEQRKKQITEEEGTGSRFVDEYGQWYLKACATEMPDVPDDAYYDGAQTDVALAKLSELSRLDKPFFFGLGYYRPHLPFNVPKKYWDMYDRETIELAEYDMPPLGAPPMALNNMRELRGYSDFKDCTHPNESQLNAEDSRRLRHGYFASVTYIDTQIGKVLDHLEALGILDETIIILWGDNGWKLGDYGSWCKMTNYEMDTRVPLIIKPAQAVADDGKRPQIVESVDIYPTLCDLAGLPRPEGLAGESLAKHFENADAEGKPHAFSQFLRHGIWSAPDGIETMGYSIRTKDWRYVEWFHSDKSDVIARELYDITSQGLEQLNLSGRPEHSETENHLARLLTGYRGNCLPLKPSKRR
- a CDS encoding C40 family peptidase — translated: MIPRLLLLLTFGSLAALIVVDLDPVSTKLQRLIILAAMLGIWLGPVLLSWKRKSARYILLALPLLLIIPFLLPAKPINREALRDDFLRRMISYQGTKYHWGGENGRGIDCSGLPRKALREALFSNGVKSMNGGSLRLFFRQWWNDASAKALAEGYMDFTIPTGESGTIAQMDYAKLQPGDLAVTADRRHILAYLGGEDWIQADPGAGKVTIANGRTSENGWFTVPITTHRWSILTERGL
- a CDS encoding MotA/TolQ/ExbB proton channel family protein, which gives rise to MHSQLETLPPEHAAILIRKKRFWKKTMWISLGVGVMLAMIAVSGTVIKMTAAFSSLQANGSADPSVLAGDISEAMLISLWSLPPALLAFLIFLVSLIRCLSLPKLPENSTQAG
- the prfA gene encoding peptide chain release factor 1, which encodes MDYSHLIAKRKDRFRELEEAVGNPNLFDNPKRATEILREHRKLQQTLNLWETLQSTETQLADNQELAKSDDREMAEMAAEEIPELERSLVKLREDIQYALLPADPNEDRDALIEIRAGAGGDEASLFAAEMMRLYQRHADAMGWKSEHLESSPSEVGGFKEVILKITGDEVFRHLKYESGVHRVQRVPATETQGRIHTSTITVAVLPEAEEVDVDMKMEDLRIEVCRSGGAGGQHVNTTDSAVQIFHLPTGLYVRCEHGRSQTKNKEMALQIMRSRLYEKKMQEQMAEYSENRRALIGSGDRSEKIRTYNFPQSRITDHRIGFTTHNIDAVMSGSLSELTDQLMKHEMAERLAEAGM